In Pyrus communis chromosome 1, drPyrComm1.1, whole genome shotgun sequence, the following are encoded in one genomic region:
- the LOC137745353 gene encoding extradiol ring-cleavage dioxygenase-like: MSGNSILKGKGKTIVMAVKDTFYLSHGSPTLSIDESLPARKFLQSWKETVYSQKPTSILIISGHWDTAVPSVSSISGRYSTIYDFYGFPRSMYQIKYPAPGSPHLANRVKQLLTSSGFGRVDVDTKRGLDHGAWVPLMLMYPEADIPVCQLSVQSGRDATYHYNLGKALAPLRDEGVLIVASGSATHNLGAMRKTKNNEVFPWAREFDTWLKRALLEGRYEDVNQWEKKAPHAKTAHPWPDHLYPLHIVMGAAGADVKAKQIHDSWDLGAVSYAAYQFTSP, from the coding sequence ATGTCTGGTAATTCAATTctcaaaggaaaaggaaaaaccaTTGTTATGGCAGTGAAAGACACCTTCTACCTATCCCACGGATCGCCGACGCTGAGCATCGACGAGTCGCTTCCGGCCAGAAAATTCCTCCAGTCGTGGAAAGAAACGGTGTATTCTCAGAAACCCACCTCCATCCTCATCATCTCCGGCCACTGGGACACCGCTGTCCCCTCCGTCAGCTCCATTTCCGGCCGCTACAGCACCATCTACGACTTCTACGGCTTCCCCAGATCCATGTACCAGATCAAGTACCCCGCCCCCGGCTCCCCCCACCTCGCCAACCGCGTCAAGCAGCTGCTGACCTCGTCGGGCTTTGGACGCGTCGACGTGGACACCAAGCGGGGGCTGGACCACGGCGCCTGGGTCCCGCTCATGTTGATGTACCCGGAGGCAGACATCCCAGTTTGCCAGCTGTCGGTCCAGTCGGGGAGGGACGCCACTTATCACTACAACTTGGGGAAGGCGCTGGCCCCACTGAGGGACGAGGGTGTTCTTATAGTGGCGTCAGGCAGTGCCACCCACAACTTGGGGGCGATGAGGAAGACCAAGAACAATGAGGTCTTCCCTTGGGCTCGCGAGTTTGACACGTGGCTCAAGAGGGCTCTTCTGGAAGGAAGGTACGAGGATGTGAACCAGTGGGAGAAGAAGGCGCCGCATGCGAAAACGGCGCACCCTTGGCCGGACCACCTTTACCCGTTGCATATCGTGATGGGGGCTGCTGGTGCGGACGTAAAGGCTAAGCAAATCCACGACAGCTGGGACCTCGGTGCTGTTTCGTACGCAGCCTACCAGTTTACATCACCTTGA